Proteins encoded by one window of Fusobacterium sp.:
- a CDS encoding ABC-three component system middle component 1, with translation MIEIINKIFNEKKYEKIYEKDEFYLYECREEMKTDFYLLYFLNYASELEIEKMLIEKYSEMIYEIKKEKKYKETIDKNLSLVLFLKISKKNQEDIKKLTYEIEESKMYFKRYLLNYTEDEEKKFFDFFSVKDTIEKMKIEIKKTDNFEKFKNGEISFYNLLIKLYIKIPILEYEFKESDLLEDFHSELNNELKTLEDENLINYIKEIKIDTKFDIINFSKYNLTEDEVKTEILRLSEVK, from the coding sequence ATGATAGAAATAATTAATAAAATATTTAATGAAAAAAAATATGAAAAAATTTATGAAAAAGATGAATTTTATTTATATGAATGTAGGGAAGAAATGAAAACAGATTTTTATTTACTATATTTTTTGAATTATGCATCTGAACTTGAAATAGAAAAAATGTTAATAGAGAAGTATTCAGAAATGATATATGAAATAAAAAAAGAAAAAAAATATAAAGAGACCATTGATAAAAATCTTTCATTAGTTTTATTTTTAAAAATATCCAAAAAAAATCAAGAAGATATAAAAAAATTAACTTATGAAATTGAAGAATCTAAAATGTATTTTAAGAGATATTTGCTAAATTATACTGAAGATGAAGAAAAAAAATTTTTTGATTTTTTTTCTGTAAAGGATACTATAGAAAAAATGAAAATTGAAATAAAAAAAACTGATAATTTTGAAAAATTTAAAAATGGAGAAATAAGTTTTTACAATTTATTAATAAAACTTTATATAAAAATTCCAATATTAGAATATGAATTTAAAGAGAGTGATTTATTGGAAGATTTTCATAGTGAATTGAATAATGAACTAAAAACTTTAGAAGATGAAAATTTAATAAACTATATAAAAGAAATAAAAATAGATACTAAATTTGACATTATTAACTTTTCAAAATACAATCTAACTGAAGATGAAGTAAAAACAGAAATTTTAAGGTTAAGTGAAGTAAAATGA
- a CDS encoding helix-turn-helix transcriptional regulator: MKFGKNLQYLRMIYKNMTQEELASQLNVSRQTVSK, from the coding sequence ATGAAATTTGGTAAAAATTTACAATATCTCAGAATGATTTATAAAAATATGACACAAGAGGAACTTGCAAGCCAATTAAATGTTTCCAGACAAACAGTTTCTAAATGA
- a CDS encoding AAA family ATPase yields MNYKINKIILNNFKFISQNEKKEIKFNNKDLIILGGPNGFGKTTIFNGIELVLSGKISGIKGITKGNRYLNNHVCLNNSTKEGIIGIELKNSEKKLSIICKILKNNRNQEQDLFIERFYRVGELKKEDLENLELLELKRIEKISEISELKNFKEDYFNIFHYISQKEYAYYLEKNEEERKEIITQLIGIASEKGTLTFLRKFLGKSNAETLTNQIENKENEVKKMIKENIIEKNLEEFSEEYAEDEIEKFICKNEISLFLCVNQIEELKEKYQELKEKLLEYELFLLGEKFSNYNFKKKYEKKLKFFIENKNQILNNKLLKNYKIDEKGLLEAEKKNNEIEEIKKILQKPITKENFFELKIPERFVEDERLLKDKINIIITREESLNLHEKVLLKFKEIRRTLFEHYKSSNEIFLKNQCPLCGTELNSIDEAYSEITLMLEKDTSDIHLKELNDSVQCALKKIEEELIKTVNDEMNYKIEDINFINKNRINILNFFEFCQCENINEEYINLESFLGEKILKLKNEDFEKEYKNTKYIQYLDKIPEITKEIIIKERRYLEKSYIENKNRIISQNQKKITDEVIKILQLKKLQKKLNIIKEIYKERIEKFQKDIFPILEVPLYIYTGKILQDYQNGMGVFIQNNGNGIKFIPNINTEHDIINTFSSGQLSGFMVVLVMVMNKIYSKTENNIDSILIDDPFHTLDDVNITSLIEILRQSFFKKQIIISSHEDKKTDFMRYKFNKFNLLSEEINVREKFF; encoded by the coding sequence ATGAATTATAAAATAAATAAAATAATTTTAAATAATTTCAAATTTATATCACAAAATGAAAAAAAAGAAATAAAATTTAACAATAAAGATTTAATAATTTTAGGAGGGCCAAATGGTTTTGGAAAAACAACTATATTTAATGGAATTGAACTTGTTTTATCAGGAAAAATAAGTGGAATAAAAGGAATTACTAAAGGAAATAGATATTTAAATAATCATGTTTGTTTAAATAATTCAACTAAAGAAGGAATTATAGGAATAGAATTAAAGAATTCAGAAAAAAAACTTTCAATAATATGCAAAATTCTAAAAAATAATAGAAATCAAGAGCAAGATTTATTTATAGAAAGATTTTATAGAGTAGGAGAATTAAAAAAAGAAGATTTAGAAAATTTGGAATTATTAGAATTAAAAAGAATAGAAAAAATATCTGAAATTTCAGAATTAAAAAATTTTAAAGAAGACTACTTTAATATATTTCATTATATTTCCCAAAAAGAGTATGCTTATTACTTAGAAAAAAACGAAGAAGAAAGAAAAGAAATTATAACACAGCTAATTGGAATTGCTTCTGAAAAAGGAACCTTAACTTTTTTAAGAAAATTTTTAGGTAAATCAAATGCAGAAACTCTTACTAATCAAATTGAAAATAAAGAAAATGAAGTAAAAAAAATGATTAAAGAAAATATAATTGAAAAAAATTTGGAAGAATTTTCTGAAGAATACGCAGAAGATGAAATAGAAAAATTTATATGTAAAAATGAAATAAGCTTGTTTTTATGTGTAAATCAAATTGAAGAATTAAAAGAAAAATATCAAGAGTTAAAAGAAAAATTACTTGAATATGAACTTTTTTTATTAGGAGAAAAATTTTCTAATTATAATTTTAAGAAAAAATATGAAAAAAAATTGAAATTTTTTATAGAAAATAAAAATCAAATTTTGAATAATAAATTATTAAAAAATTATAAAATAGATGAGAAAGGTTTATTAGAAGCTGAAAAAAAGAACAATGAAATTGAAGAAATAAAGAAAATTCTACAAAAACCTATAACTAAAGAAAATTTTTTTGAATTGAAAATACCTGAAAGATTTGTTGAAGATGAAAGACTATTAAAAGATAAAATTAATATTATAATTACTAGAGAAGAAAGTTTAAATTTGCACGAAAAAGTTTTATTAAAATTCAAGGAAATAAGAAGAACTCTTTTCGAGCATTATAAAAGTTCGAATGAAATATTTTTAAAAAACCAATGTCCTCTTTGTGGAACTGAGTTAAACAGTATTGATGAAGCATATAGTGAAATTACATTAATGTTAGAAAAAGATACATCAGATATACATTTAAAAGAATTAAATGATTCTGTTCAATGTGCCTTAAAAAAAATAGAAGAAGAATTAATTAAAACAGTTAATGATGAAATGAATTATAAAATTGAGGATATAAATTTTATAAATAAAAATAGAATAAATATTCTAAATTTTTTTGAATTTTGTCAATGTGAGAATATAAATGAAGAATATATAAACTTAGAATCTTTTTTGGGAGAAAAAATTCTAAAATTGAAAAATGAAGATTTTGAAAAGGAATATAAAAATACAAAATATATACAATATCTTGATAAAATACCAGAAATTACTAAGGAAATTATAATAAAAGAGAGAAGGTATTTAGAGAAAAGTTATATTGAAAATAAAAATAGAATCATTTCACAGAATCAAAAAAAGATAACAGATGAAGTTATAAAAATATTGCAATTGAAAAAATTACAAAAAAAATTAAATATTATTAAAGAGATATATAAGGAGAGAATAGAAAAATTCCAAAAAGATATTTTTCCTATTTTGGAAGTTCCATTGTATATTTATACAGGTAAAATCTTACAAGATTACCAAAATGGAATGGGTGTATTTATACAAAATAATGGAAATGGAATAAAATTTATTCCTAATATAAATACAGAACATGATATTATAAATACTTTTAGTTCCGGACAATTATCAGGTTTTATGGTAGTATTAGTTATGGTAATGAATAAAATTTATAGTAAAACAGAAAATAACATAGACAGTATATTAATTGATGATCCATTTCATACCTTGGATGATGTGAATATAACTTCTTTAATTGAAATATTAAGGCAATCTTTTTTTAAAAAACAAATAATCATATCCAGTCATGAAGATAAAAAAACTGATTTTATGAGATATAAATTCAATAAATTTAATTTACTTTCTGAGGAAATAAATGTTAGAGAAAAATTCTTTTAA